The following is a genomic window from Candidatus Tanganyikabacteria bacterium.
GATCGTCCGGTTCGCCGGGTTCGGCGGCGGCTCGGTAGACCACGTTGGCCCCGGCGCCAGCCACGCCCGGCAGGGTCCGCAGCCTGGAGATCGCTCCGTCCACGGTCTCGCCGGCGCGCAACTTGTACACCGCGGTCTGGAGGCCGGTCTGCTGGGTATCCGGCGGTACCGGGGCGCCCGGTTCGAGGGTGACGACCACTTCGTCCGGGACGGTCCTCTGGCCCGGTTCGAGGACCCGGCCGTAGCGCGAGGGCGCTACGGCTTGCGGCAGGGCGCACCCGGTTATCACCGAGGCGGCGACCGTTGCCGCGAGAGTCCGACGAATCCTGGCCAAACGAGTACTTCCCCCGAGAGCGCGCGAACCAGGCCCTCACCGGGGCCTGCCACCCTTCCACCTCTTTGTTTGTCCCGTTAAACGCAGGACCTCTGACGTCAAAAGATTATTCGGTGTGTATTAAGGGTGTGTTTTTGCGGGCGCCGCCGTCTTGCCATGGATGGCGCCATGAAACAGGTCCAACGCCTCGATCACCCGCGGACCCGGCCGAGACGCCACGCCCTGGTCCAGGACGGCCCAGCGGCGGGCGCCGGTCTTGCGCGCGGCCGCGGCGACCACGGAGCGGAGGTTGCTCGGGCCGACGATGACGTCGGGGGGCGCGGCCAGGAGGGTTTCCCAGGAGAGCCGCGGATAGGGTTCGGATCGATCGCCGGTCACGTTGCGGCCGCCGGCTTCCCGGATGAGATCGTCCAGGTAGCTGCCCTTCCCGGCGCTCATGAGCGGATCGTCCCACACCAGGTAGAAGACGCGCGGCCGGGGTTTGCCGGCACTCGCCGCCCGGACCTCGCGCAGCTTGGTGTCGATCCGCCGCTCCAGGGCGGCGGCGGCGGCTTCGCGCTTGCAGATGCGCCCGAGCGCGCGCAGGTCCGAGCGCACGGCGGCGATCCCGCCATCGGTGGCCACGAAGACGGGCGCCCCCGTCACTTTCTGCAAGTGCTTCCACTGCTCCCGCGACCCGGAGGCGGCGACCAGCAGCGTCGGCCGGTGCGCCACGACCTTCTCGACGCTCAAGTTGGTCAACGCGCCCACCTTGGGAAGCTTGCGGGCGGCCGGCGGATGGTTGCAGTAGTCCGAGGCGGCAACGAGGTCGCCGCCGGCCCCTATGGCGTAGAGTGTCTCGGTCTGGGCCGGCGAGAGCGACACGATGCGCGGCCTGGCCTGCGGCGCGATTTCGCGGCCGTCGAGGTCGGCGGAGAGCGGCGGGGCCAGAAGCCCGAGCAGGACGAGGAGGGTGGTCACGTAGTGCGGGTCATTCCCGGGCCAAGCGTCGCCTCAATTATGGACCGTCACCCGCAGCGGCGGCGAGGCATGGGATCGGCCGGTGCTGTCGAACGCGACCACGCGCAGCGTGACCTGCCCGTTGCGGAGACCGGTGGTGTCCCAGTCGAACCGGAACGGCGGCTGGTTGGAGATGCCCTGCCACTGGCCGTTGACCTGGAACTCGACGCGTTGCACGTCGTCGCCCGAAAGGCGGGCGGCCACGACGGTACTGCCCCGGACCCGCGCCCCCTGGGAAGGACTGGTTATGGCAACCTTGACCGGCCGGGGCCGGTAGGCTACCGCCACCTGGCGGCCGCGGACCGAGCCGGCATGCGGCTCGGGGCGGCTTTCGCCCACCCGCAGGCGGATGGGCGGGCCCTCGTAGGTGCCCTTGCCGCCGTAGTCACCTTCGGCCGCCTCCAAACCTCGGTCGGCCCCGGCGCCGCCCTGGCCGCGGTCGAGCATGGCCTTGGCCTTCTCGAGGCGGTCCATGGTGGCCTTGTCCAGGCGCCTGACGGTCTGGCCGCTCTCGATCTTGGCCATCAGGTCGTCGACCGCCTGCGAGTCTTCGTCGGAGTACTCGCCTGACTCGATGCGGCCCATGATGTCGGCGAGATCCTTGCCGTGGGCGTCCACCGACTTCCGGTAGGCCTCCACGTTGCCCGCCACGGTCGTCGTGCCGCGCTTCCCCTTTGGCATGGAACTCTTGATCAATCCCAGTTGCCAGTTGGCGAAAGCGGCGACGCCGCCCAGGATCGCCAGGCCGATGGCGACGCGCGTGGTGCCCAGGGCGAAGCGCTTGCGCTGGGCGCGCCGCTTGCCCTTGCCGCCGTCACCGCGCGGCGGGGCGACGGTGGGCTTCTGCTTCGGATTGCGGGCGCCGCAATCCATGCACTGCCCGAACGGGTTGAGGCACGACGCGCAGAAGATTTTCTGGCAGTCCGGGCAGGCGGCTTGCGCCCGGATCCCCGGGTGGTTGACGCACTGGTTGACCGCACGCCGGGACTCGCCGGCCGGCACGATGTCGGTCATCCGGCAGAACGGGCAAGGCCAGCCCACCTTGGCGCATTTGTCGCAGGTGAAACTCCGGCAGTTGTTGCAGGTACCGGTCGCCGGCACCGGGTGGATCTTGCAGTGGGGCGTCACGAGTCGATCCGCAATACTAGCACGGCTTCCCGCCCTGCGATATACTGCTTTCCAAATGGCCACCTTACCCTTGTCGTATCTGGGAGAAGACGTGCTCCGGCGGCCGGCCGAGCCTGTCAAGAAGGTATCCGAAGACATCCGCCGCCTCGTCGAGGAAATGTACGAGACTTGCGCGGCGGAGCATGGCGTGGGCCTCGCGGCGCCGCAGGTCGGCGTTGCCAAGCGGGTGATCGTGCTCGATCTGTCGCACCTCGACATCGAGCCCTTCTGCCTGATCAATCCGGTCGTCAAGCGGCGCTATGGGCCGCTCGAGGCTGACGCCGAGGGCTGCCTGTCCATCCCCGGGGTGTTCATGGACGTCACGCGCCATCGGGACGTCGTGGT
Proteins encoded in this region:
- a CDS encoding ABC transporter substrate-binding protein, which encodes MTTLLVLLGLLAPPLSADLDGREIAPQARPRIVSLSPAQTETLYAIGAGGDLVAASDYCNHPPAARKLPKVGALTNLSVEKVVAHRPTLLVAASGSREQWKHLQKVTGAPVFVATDGGIAAVRSDLRALGRICKREAAAAALERRIDTKLREVRAASAGKPRPRVFYLVWDDPLMSAGKGSYLDDLIREAGGRNVTGDRSEPYPRLSWETLLAAPPDVIVGPSNLRSVVAAAARKTGARRWAVLDQGVASRPGPRVIEALDLFHGAIHGKTAAPAKTHP
- the def gene encoding peptide deformylase, with amino-acid sequence MATLPLSYLGEDVLRRPAEPVKKVSEDIRRLVEEMYETCAAEHGVGLAAPQVGVAKRVIVLDLSHLDIEPFCLINPVVKRRYGPLEADAEGCLSIPGVFMDVTRHRDVVVEGRDIKGRIFKVDATDLLARAIQHEVDHLEGKLFIDMVDDKAKLEEELAALEGRLVEIRAGRWQGLAAGVMVG